A single genomic interval of Terriglobus albidus harbors:
- a CDS encoding TetR/AcrR family transcriptional regulator translates to MVKSDPATDKGEQTRRQIFNSALQLFRERGFDPTTMQEIAKHAMVVKSAAYYYFPSKEAIVQAYYETVQSEQERLCEEVFAETGHLKTRLAIALHSKLDLAKDDRNLLGVVFRYTGEPKHPLSCLGQGTAEIRRRSTQVFRNAIAEEKLPNDLKELLPVALWALQMGLLVMFLYDSSENQRRTRHMADGALDLTLKLLGLAKLAVLKPIRSKVLLLLRQADLLPGE, encoded by the coding sequence ATGGTCAAATCTGATCCGGCCACCGACAAAGGCGAGCAGACTCGGAGGCAGATATTTAATAGCGCTCTACAGCTATTCAGAGAACGGGGGTTCGATCCCACGACGATGCAAGAGATCGCCAAGCATGCCATGGTGGTCAAAAGCGCCGCTTACTACTACTTTCCGAGCAAAGAGGCGATTGTCCAGGCCTACTACGAGACGGTTCAATCAGAGCAGGAACGCTTGTGTGAAGAAGTGTTCGCTGAAACCGGGCACCTGAAGACCCGCTTAGCGATAGCTCTTCACTCAAAATTAGATTTGGCAAAGGACGATCGGAACTTGCTCGGAGTGGTGTTCCGATATACCGGTGAGCCGAAACATCCACTCTCCTGTCTTGGACAAGGGACAGCGGAGATTCGTCGCCGCAGTACGCAGGTCTTCCGTAATGCAATTGCTGAAGAGAAGCTTCCCAATGACCTCAAGGAGCTGCTTCCGGTCGCGTTATGGGCGCTTCAGATGGGTCTCCTGGTGATGTTTCTGTACGACTCTTCAGAGAATCAACGGCGAACACGACACATGGCAGATGGAGCACTCGACCTTACTCTGAAGCTGCTTGGACTTGCAAAGCTTGCAGTCTTGAAGCCAATCAGAAGCAAGGTTCTTCTGCTTTTGCGACAGGCAGACCTTTTGCCCGGGGAGTGA
- the treZ gene encoding malto-oligosyltrehalose trehalohydrolase, with protein sequence MHDSIGRSTKPPLGATVSPTGVQFHLWAPHIKRVELLLYDGRRYPAQNQEDGYFSLHVPGLKQGCLYRYVLDGGRPFPDPASRFQPEGPHGWSEVIDPFSYAWTTGEWLLQELQLAGQVLYELHLGTFTQEGTYRAAEREFKRLRNLGITVLEIMPVHEFCGEFGWGYDGVAFFAPYHRYGRPDDLRHMVDAAHAVGLAVLLDVVYNHFGPDGNCFGEYCCDYFSKRASEWGSSPNFDNEHVREYFLQNVAAWIHEYRLDGLRFDATQAIVDSGHHEEHILAAMSRRAREAAGNRKIILVSECERQWSHQLKPLAEGGHGFDGMWNDDLHHSMMVRLTGRREAYYSDHAGSPQEFISAAKYGPLFQGQYYGWQKAPRGTDCLRLEPWQWITFLENHDQVANTLRGTRPKTQSNPGLYRAMAAYWLLTPGTPMFFMGQEYGSECPFLYFSDQKPEIHEKVRSGRLAFLKQFDSVRDAEDLAHLLSDPGSPDTFQRCKLGPDDRATEEATQYCEFFRDLLHLRRHELAVAQKGRGMIDGAVLSDGCFLLRYFFSEDTQRLDHLLLVNLGQTLKLEHIPEPLLAPPEKTHWKMIWNSERLQYGGSSVAFPITDTGWRISGPAAILLAAI encoded by the coding sequence TTCCAGGTCTGAAACAGGGATGCCTTTACCGTTATGTTCTGGACGGCGGCAGACCTTTCCCAGATCCGGCGTCGCGATTTCAACCTGAAGGACCTCATGGCTGGAGCGAAGTAATCGATCCCTTTTCCTATGCCTGGACTACCGGCGAATGGCTCCTTCAGGAGCTCCAACTCGCCGGACAGGTGTTGTACGAGCTTCATCTCGGCACATTTACGCAGGAAGGCACCTATCGGGCTGCCGAACGGGAATTCAAACGTCTTCGCAATCTTGGCATAACCGTTTTGGAGATTATGCCGGTCCATGAGTTCTGTGGAGAATTCGGCTGGGGCTATGACGGGGTCGCCTTCTTCGCGCCGTACCATCGCTATGGCCGCCCGGATGACCTTCGTCATATGGTCGATGCGGCTCATGCTGTGGGCCTGGCTGTTCTCCTTGATGTCGTTTACAACCACTTCGGCCCCGATGGGAACTGCTTCGGAGAATATTGCTGCGACTATTTCTCCAAACGGGCAAGCGAATGGGGAAGCTCTCCGAACTTCGACAACGAACATGTGCGCGAATACTTCCTGCAGAACGTTGCCGCCTGGATTCATGAATACAGGCTCGATGGCTTACGCTTTGATGCAACACAGGCGATCGTTGATTCCGGACATCATGAGGAGCATATCCTTGCTGCCATGAGCCGGCGTGCGCGCGAGGCTGCCGGCAATCGGAAGATCATTCTGGTGAGCGAATGCGAGCGTCAATGGTCCCATCAACTTAAGCCGCTTGCCGAAGGTGGCCATGGATTCGACGGCATGTGGAACGATGATCTCCATCATTCCATGATGGTTCGCCTTACCGGAAGACGAGAGGCTTATTACAGCGACCACGCAGGAAGCCCTCAGGAGTTTATCTCCGCTGCGAAGTATGGCCCTCTCTTCCAGGGGCAATATTATGGATGGCAAAAAGCGCCGCGCGGGACAGATTGCCTGCGCCTTGAACCGTGGCAATGGATCACATTTCTGGAGAACCACGATCAGGTCGCTAATACACTTCGTGGAACCCGTCCTAAAACCCAGAGCAATCCTGGACTGTATCGTGCCATGGCGGCCTATTGGTTGCTTACACCAGGCACTCCCATGTTTTTTATGGGGCAGGAATACGGCTCGGAGTGCCCCTTCCTCTACTTCTCTGACCAAAAGCCGGAGATACACGAGAAGGTCCGAAGCGGACGACTCGCCTTTCTGAAGCAGTTCGACTCCGTTCGCGATGCCGAGGATCTTGCACACCTTCTTTCTGATCCGGGTAGCCCAGACACATTCCAGAGGTGCAAGCTTGGGCCAGACGACCGAGCGACAGAAGAAGCAACGCAGTACTGCGAGTTCTTCCGCGACCTGCTGCACCTAAGAAGACACGAGCTGGCGGTCGCACAGAAGGGTCGCGGCATGATCGATGGAGCGGTACTGTCCGACGGCTGCTTTCTGCTGCGCTACTTTTTCTCTGAAGACACGCAGCGGCTTGACCATCTCCTTCTCGTCAATCTAGGGCAGACGCTCAAGCTCGAACATATTCCTGAACCATTGCTCGCTCCACCCGAGAAGACACATTGGAAGATGATCTGGAATAGTGAGCGGCTGCAATACGGGGGATCTTCAGTGGCCTTTCCCATCACAGACACGGGTTGGCGGATAAGCGGTCCGGCAGCAATTCTGCTTGCAGCAATATGA
- a CDS encoding SRPBCC family protein: MIRLEETTIIKAPIERCFDLSRSVEVHLLSNVHSGEQALAVEGVTSGLVGLSEEVTWRAKHFGIWQNLTSKITAMESPYYFQVTMVRGIFRSMQADHLFASLESGDTEMKNILSVAAPFPLLGLIAEALFLRRYMLALLRERNTVIKRVAESSEWEQYLPDISHRIKETML; encoded by the coding sequence ATGATCCGACTCGAAGAGACCACAATCATTAAGGCCCCCATCGAACGTTGTTTCGACCTCTCCCGTAGTGTTGAAGTGCATCTGCTCTCGAATGTTCATTCGGGAGAACAAGCTTTAGCGGTCGAAGGCGTTACCTCCGGTCTCGTCGGACTATCTGAAGAAGTCACATGGCGAGCCAAACACTTCGGTATCTGGCAAAACCTGACCAGCAAGATCACCGCGATGGAATCGCCCTACTATTTCCAGGTCACAATGGTTCGCGGAATTTTCCGTTCTATGCAGGCGGATCACCTATTTGCGAGCCTGGAATCCGGCGATACCGAGATGAAAAACATCCTGTCAGTCGCCGCCCCCTTTCCCTTGCTCGGTCTGATTGCCGAGGCTCTTTTCCTGCGCCGCTACATGCTGGCTCTTCTGCGTGAACGCAATACTGTCATCAAGCGCGTCGCGGAGTCCTCAGAGTGGGAACAGTACCTACCCGACATCTCGCATCGGATTAAGGAGACCATGCTATGA